DNA sequence from the Tissierella sp. MB52-C2 genome:
AAGTACGAGTTTGTCTTCAAATTTTTTACTTATGTTTTTAATTTCTATTATATTCATATAAAACCCTCCTTTATATTTTCATTATATGAAAAATCATAATTAAATCACATTGCCCTAGGTAATGAAAAAGTAGTGACTAAAGTCACTACTTAGTAAGATTGTTTTTAAAGGCAAAGACCACTATTTGTGTACGATCACGAAGATTAAGTTTTGATAGAATTGTACTTACATTATTTTTAATAGTTCCCTCAGAAAGAAATAGTTTTTCACCAATTTCCTTATTAGATAGACCATCTGCAATATACTTTATAATCTCGTATTCTTTCTGGCTTAGATCGTATTCTTCAAGGGTTTTATCTACATCGTTTTCTATTGAACTATGATTAAGGATATTAGTTGCAATTTCAGGATGAATGACTATATTACCCTTTACGGCTGCCTTAATACCCTCATAAATTAAGTCAGAAGAACTGTCCTTTAAAAGATAACCAGATGCTCCATTTTTCAAGGCTTCTTGTATGTATTCCATATCTTTAAATGTAGTTAAGATTAAAACTTTAGTATCTGGAAACTCATCTTTTATAATTTTTGTACCAATTACTCCATTACATATAGGCATTCGTACATCCATTAGAACTAAATCAATATCTTTAGATTTACATATATTTAGCGCTTCATATCCATCTCCAGCCATAGATACAATATCTATATCATCATAAGTAGAAAGTATAATTTTTAAGCCTTCTCGTATTAATTTCTCATCGTCAACAATTGCTATTTTGATTTTTTTCATAATATACCCCCAATATATGTAATAACTAATATAAGCAGTTACTAAAACTATGGCATTCAATTTTATAAATACTACTTACTTTGTTTATCCAGTTAATATTGAATAACTATTTATTATTATTTTTTACTGGTCTAAACTATTCACCGATTTTAAAACTATTCTAAGGAAGAAGCCCTTATCTTCTTTACTTTCATAACTAATATTCCCTCCAAGTTCCTTTACTCTTTCGGATATACTGGTTAGACCTATTCCTTTTTTGATAGTATTTGTACCTATTCCATTGTCTTGTAAAGTAAGAATTAAATCATCTCCAAAGTGTAAGAAGATATTGATTTTAGTAGCCTTTCCATGTTTAGCAGAGTTAGACAAAAACTCTTGGATAGACCTATATAAAACTAAAGAAGTTTCCTCACTGATTTGCCATTTGTTTTTAGAGAATCCAAACTTAACATCTATTCCTGTTAATTTTTTAAAATCTTTTATTAAATTTTCAATAATTAGTAGAGATTCATATTCCTTAAACTCCTTAGGTTTAAGTTCTCTTAGAGCCTTTCTAATTTCTTCAAGTCCATCTTTAGCAAAGACTTTTAAGTTTGACGCCATTAAAGATGCAGCTTCTCCATTGTCCTTTCCTATTTTTTCTATGGCACCTAATTGAATTATTATAGTAGATAGGCTATGACCTACACTATCATGGATTTCCCTTGAAATTCTATTTCTTTCTTTAAGGATAGACAATTCACTGATTGAATTTGCATATATTTCTAGTTCTTGATTTGTTTTAATCAAATTTTCTTCTGATAGTCTAAGTCTATGATATAAATCCTCTAATTTCAATTTATTATTATGTTCTTTTGCGATTATATTTGAAATAAATAGTAAGGAAATCATAGAAGATAAAAAGGCTAATAGTTGTTCTATAGGTAAGTCCTTACTAGAATATAAGAAAATCATAATGCCTAAAAGGCTGATGATATATCTGCTGAAGTCTTTGATTAAGAAGAAACTATCTGTTATACCTATGATGAAATATGGAAGAAGTAAACCTTGGTATTTTGTATATAATGTGTATCCCAATACAAAGTCAAGAAGAATAGATAAAAATACAAAAGTGGAAATTTTACTAAAGAGAAAATAACGTAATTGATTATTTATAATAAAAATTAAAGTCAATATTATAGGAAAAATAGTAAAGCTTCTTACTTCTATAAGTGTAATTCCAAGTATTATTATAGGCAAATTTATATATCTTATGATTAATAGATTTTTATTTTCCATATTATACTCCTGTTATTTTATTTGAGATTTGTTTATATTATATCATTTATTAAGTGAATATAATTTAAAGAGTATAAAGGGGTAAAGATATATATCTTTACCCCTTTATATTTGTGTTATTTGCCAATTATTTCAAATATATGTTCAAGGATTTCAATGCAACTTTTAATAGTTGTTTTATCTTCATTATCAAGTAGAGGATTTAACTCTACAAAATCAATAGAAGTAACAAACTCTTGTCCTAAGAAAGAAGTAAATACTTCTTTTCCCTCTTCTATGGAGAATCCTCCAACTACAGGAGTTCCTGTACCAGGTACAAGGGTTGGATCTAGAACATCTATATCGAAACTCAGATGTACTCCGTCTATATTGGAGGCTTTGATTTTCTCTATTATTTCCTTTATTACATCTTCTAGTCCTCTTTCACGGATTGCTTCCATAGTATACATATTAAGATTAAGTTCATCGCTAAGGGCAAACTCACCTGGGTCAATATCTCTGCCTCCTAGTATATAAACATTTTCTGGTTTCACCTTTTGCCCATCATAATAAATATTTCTAAGGTCACTATATCCTACATTCATTGATGCAGCAAGAGGCATACCATGTATATTACCTGAAGGTGATGTTTCAAAGGTATTTATATCAGCATGGGCATCAACCCAAATCACAGCCATCTCTCTAAAAAAATTACTGGCACCTGCAATACTGCCCATACCTAAGGCATGATCTCCTCCTATTATGAAAGGAAAACGATTTTCTTTAAGTGAGCAATATACATTATTAGCTAAATTTGTAGTGATTTCCGTTATTGTATTCAAATATTTCATTTTTGGGTGATCACAAAATTTTAATTCATTAGGTATAATTGGAACATATGTATCTCCCATATCATAAACATTATGTCCATTTTTTTTAATGATATCTATTATGCCATTTTCTCTAAGAATTTTAGGACCTAAATTTGCACCATTTCTATCACAACCATAGTATAAAGGTACTCCAATTATGTTAATATCCACCATCAATACCCCCTTAATATATAATCTACAGATATATTATATCATGGATTAGAGCTGAGTGTTAAAAAATCCAGTTATCCATACTGAAAAATTTATATTATGCTATAATTAGGATATTAATAGTATAGAGGTGACAAAATGGCAAAGTTTTACTATGCAGTAAGAAAAGGAAAGGTACCAGGTATATATGAGACTTGGGGAAAGTGCGAAGAGCAAGTAAGAGGATATTCAGGAGCAGAATATAAGAAATTTTCCACATATGAGGAAGCATTAACATTTATAGATGGTGGAAGTGAGAAGTTAGACTTAGTTGATGAAAGTAGTTTAAAAGAGAATGAAATAATAGCCTACGTAGATGGAAGTTTTGATATAAAACATTTTACTTATAGCTATGGAGTTGTATTAATAACCAATGATGGAAAGGAAACATATAGTGGGCGAGATAATAACAAAGAATTGGCAGAAATGAGAAATGTATCAGGAGAAATAAAGGGAGCCATGGTAGCTATGGAATTGGCAATAGAAAAAGGTAAAGATACACTATATCTTCATTTTGACTATACAGGAATAGAACAATGGGCAATAGGCAGTTGGAAAACAAATAAAGATGGGACAAAGGCCTATAAGAATTTTTATGATTCCATAAAGAATAAATTAAAGGTAGTATTCATAAAAGTAAAGGCTCATTCTGGTATAGAATATAATGAAGAAGCAGATAAGTTAGCAAAAGAAGCAATAATGGAATAAAGAGTAACTCCGATTTCCGATGACTAGCATCAGAAATCGGAGTTATTCTATTTTTTCAAAATTTATATTGTTTTTATTAAGTAATTCTACGGCATAATCATCTATTCTATAATCATTTTTATAGTATATACATTTGATTCCAGATTGAATTAGTGCTTTAGTACAGTTAAGACAAGGGAAATGAGTGACATAGGCAGTACATCCCTTTACAGAAATTCCTTCTCTGGCACAATATAATAAGGCATTGATTTCAGCGTGAATAGTGGCAATACAATGTCCATCTCTCATAGTATGTCCAATATCATCACAATGGGGATTTCCAGAAACTGAACCATTATATCCACTAGATACTATTCTATTATCGTCATTAACCAATAGACAACCTACAAAAGCTCTATTACAAGTAGAGCGTGTTGCTACTAATTCTGTAATTTCCATAAAATATTCTTTCCAAGATTTTCTGTTATCCATATCGATCCTCCTAAATTCATAATTCAATATTATATCATAGAAAATAAGAATAATAACATAAACTATAGAAGATAATATGAAAGATTTATATAAATTATAGTAAAATATAGTTGTTGTTGGAGTTTTTTGTATTATTAGGGTATATTTAGAATAACCAATAATTATATTTAGGAGGCTTAAATGAAAAAAAGATTTTATTTACTTATGTCAATAGTAGGTATACTGCTAGGTTTATTTTCTGTTAAGGCTGTAGAAGTCTTGGGAAGTAAAAATGATACTGAAATTCAAATAAGTGAAAAAACAAGAAAAGAAAAAAAGGAAGAACCATCAATAGAAGCATTTGAGTCAATAGATGAAACTGAAGAAACTTGCAGCCTTAGTATCTCTTTGATAGGAGATATACTAATGGATGGAAGCGTAAAGATACATATAAATAAAAACGGATTTAATTATCCTTGGGATAGGGTGAAGGAATATTTCCAGAATGATGATATAACCATAGGAAATTTGGAAACAAGTATTACAACTAAAGGACAGAAATGGCCTGATAAACAATTTAATTTTCGTTCAGATCCAAGAAATATAAAGGCTATGGAAGAAGCAGGAATAGATATAGTATCACTTTCTAATAACCATTCCCTAGATTATGGTTATGATGGACTTATGGATACGTTAAAATATATAGATAATAGCAAAATAAAAAGAGTTGGGGGTGGATATAATAAAAAGGATGCAATTAATGGCACTATAGTTGAAAAAAATGGAATTAAAGTAGGAGTACTAGGATTTTCTAGAGTAGTCCCTGATGTTAAATGGTATGCTACAGACAAAAGAGCAGGAATTGTTGGAGCATATGATCCTCATATAGAAGAAGTAACAGATAGAGTAATGGAAATGAAGAAGGAAGCAGATATAATGGTGTTGGCTATTCACTGGGGTGTAGAAAGAAGTGATACTCCAAGAAAACAGGAAATGGATTTAGCTAAAAGACTAATTGATTCTGGCGTAGATATAGTAATGGGACATCATCCTCATGTTTTGCAAGGAGTAGAGATTTATAAAGGAAAGCCAATATTTTATAGTTTAGGAAATTTTGTATTTGGAACATCAACTGAAATTACTTCCAATACTATGATAGCACAAGTAAACTTAATCAATAAAAATATTGACAATATTAAAATAATACCTTGTGAAATAGTAAGTGGTAGACCGATACCTTTAGATAATAATAAAAACGCAGAAAAAATTAATTATCTACATAAGATATCTAAAAACTTCAAGACTAATATTGATAAGGATGGATTAATAAAAATAGTAAAGGAGTAAGGATGTGTTATAATGCATGGATTAGTTCTAGAAGGCGGGGGAGCGAAGGGTTCTTATCATATAGGTGTATATAAAGCATTAAAGGAATTAAATGTAGAAATAGGTGGAATTGCAGGTACTTCAATTGGAGCCTTAAATGGTGCAATGATAGTACAAAATGATTATGAAAGGTGCTATGATCTTTGGTGCGATATAACTTATTCTATGGTGGCAGATGTAGATGATGAAGATATAGACAAGATAATGCAGTTGAAATTGGTAAGGGAAGATTTATCTTTTCTAAAGGATAAAATAAAAGTTTTAATAACGGGAAGAGGATTAGATATTACTCCATTAAAAGGATTGCTAGATATATATATAGATGAAGAAAAAATTAGAAAATCTAAAATGGATTTTGGAATGGTGGCTATAAATTTAAGTCAAAGAAAGCCTTTATATG
Encoded proteins:
- a CDS encoding CapA family protein codes for the protein MKKRFYLLMSIVGILLGLFSVKAVEVLGSKNDTEIQISEKTRKEKKEEPSIEAFESIDETEETCSLSISLIGDILMDGSVKIHINKNGFNYPWDRVKEYFQNDDITIGNLETSITTKGQKWPDKQFNFRSDPRNIKAMEEAGIDIVSLSNNHSLDYGYDGLMDTLKYIDNSKIKRVGGGYNKKDAINGTIVEKNGIKVGVLGFSRVVPDVKWYATDKRAGIVGAYDPHIEEVTDRVMEMKKEADIMVLAIHWGVERSDTPRKQEMDLAKRLIDSGVDIVMGHHPHVLQGVEIYKGKPIFYSLGNFVFGTSTEITSNTMIAQVNLINKNIDNIKIIPCEIVSGRPIPLDNNKNAEKINYLHKISKNFKTNIDKDGLIKIVKE
- a CDS encoding deaminase, with amino-acid sequence MDNRKSWKEYFMEITELVATRSTCNRAFVGCLLVNDDNRIVSSGYNGSVSGNPHCDDIGHTMRDGHCIATIHAEINALLYCAREGISVKGCTAYVTHFPCLNCTKALIQSGIKCIYYKNDYRIDDYAVELLNKNNINFEKIE
- a CDS encoding ribonuclease H family protein is translated as MAKFYYAVRKGKVPGIYETWGKCEEQVRGYSGAEYKKFSTYEEALTFIDGGSEKLDLVDESSLKENEIIAYVDGSFDIKHFTYSYGVVLITNDGKETYSGRDNNKELAEMRNVSGEIKGAMVAMELAIEKGKDTLYLHFDYTGIEQWAIGSWKTNKDGTKAYKNFYDSIKNKLKVVFIKVKAHSGIEYNEEADKLAKEAIME
- the rocF gene encoding arginase, translating into MVDINIIGVPLYYGCDRNGANLGPKILRENGIIDIIKKNGHNVYDMGDTYVPIIPNELKFCDHPKMKYLNTITEITTNLANNVYCSLKENRFPFIIGGDHALGMGSIAGASNFFREMAVIWVDAHADINTFETSPSGNIHGMPLAASMNVGYSDLRNIYYDGQKVKPENVYILGGRDIDPGEFALSDELNLNMYTMEAIRERGLEDVIKEIIEKIKASNIDGVHLSFDIDVLDPTLVPGTGTPVVGGFSIEEGKEVFTSFLGQEFVTSIDFVELNPLLDNEDKTTIKSCIEILEHIFEIIGK
- a CDS encoding sensor histidine kinase translates to MENKNLLIIRYINLPIIILGITLIEVRSFTIFPIILTLIFIINNQLRYFLFSKISTFVFLSILLDFVLGYTLYTKYQGLLLPYFIIGITDSFFLIKDFSRYIISLLGIMIFLYSSKDLPIEQLLAFLSSMISLLFISNIIAKEHNNKLKLEDLYHRLRLSEENLIKTNQELEIYANSISELSILKERNRISREIHDSVGHSLSTIIIQLGAIEKIGKDNGEAASLMASNLKVFAKDGLEEIRKALRELKPKEFKEYESLLIIENLIKDFKKLTGIDVKFGFSKNKWQISEETSLVLYRSIQEFLSNSAKHGKATKINIFLHFGDDLILTLQDNGIGTNTIKKGIGLTSISERVKELGGNISYESKEDKGFFLRIVLKSVNSLDQ
- a CDS encoding response regulator transcription factor, giving the protein MKKIKIAIVDDEKLIREGLKIILSTYDDIDIVSMAGDGYEALNICKSKDIDLVLMDVRMPICNGVIGTKIIKDEFPDTKVLILTTFKDMEYIQEALKNGASGYLLKDSSSDLIYEGIKAAVKGNIVIHPEIATNILNHSSIENDVDKTLEEYDLSQKEYEIIKYIADGLSNKEIGEKLFLSEGTIKNNVSTILSKLNLRDRTQIVVFAFKNNLTK